The genomic window TCCCGCAACCCGTGTTCTTTGAGAACATTCTCCGCGCCGCGTCTGGATTTGCCCGTCGCCACACCAAGAAGCGCCTCAGTTCCGGCCAGACGCGTCACAGCATCATGGGCACCATCGTAGAGATACTCGCCAATGTCGCCGCTTGCGCGCATGCCGGAGAAAACATCCTTGTAGGTCTCTGCCAGCGTTCCATGAACATGCGCTCCATGATCCGGCATCAAGCGCGCAATGGCGGGTTCAAGTGAAATGCCAACCACGGACAGGATGTCATGATGTGAAGGTGGCGCATGGCCGTGCGCTTCAAAGGCCTGAACCATGGCACTGGTAATCGCGTGCTGGCTGTCCACCAATGTGCCGTCGCAATCAAAGACAATGAAACTCAGGCTCACCCTTCCAACTCCGCAAAGGGGTCTTCGTCATCCGTCTGGCTAAGGCCGAGCAACGACCACGTGCTCTGCATGTGTTCGGGCAACGGCGCACTCACTGTCAGCATGTGTCCCTTGGGATGGCGAATTGTGAGCTCGCGGGCATGCAGATGCATCCGCCTGGGAATTTCCCCACCGGGATGGGCCTCGGCCCCGCCATACTTGCCATCGCCCACAATGGGTGTGCCAAGGGCAACAGCGTGGGCACGGATTTGATGGGTACGACCGGTGACCGGCTTGAACGCCACCCATGCCAGTTTCTGCCCTGCCTGAGAAACAACCGCGTAGTGCGTGATCGCCTCTTTTGAATCCATGTCGTCCTCATCGGCCGCATGCACCCGCTCGCGCCCCTCAGAGCCGGCCTTGGCAAGCGCAAGATTGATCGTCCCCTGGTGAGGCCGCGGTACGCCTTTGGTGAGCGCCCAGTAGATCTTACGCGTGTCATGCCGTTTCAATGCCCGGCCAATCTTGGCGGCTGCATCGCGCGAGCGGGCCAACATGAGAACACCGGATGTGTCTTTATCAAGCCGGTGAACAAGTCGCGGACGTTCAGGCGCATCAAACGTCAGAGAGTCCAGCATCGCATCAATATGCTTTTCTGTGCGCGAACCACCCTGAACTGCCAGACCAGCGGGCTTGTTGATCACGATCACATCATCATCGCGGTGCAGGACCAGGTCGCGCAGAAACGCCCCGTCCTGTGGTGCGGTGCTCTGGCGCTTTGGCCTGGACTGGGCCGCCCAGGAATCTTCCGGCAATGGGGGAACACGGACCGTCTGTCCCTGCTCCACCCGCGTTGACGCCTTGACCCGGCCGCCATCAACACGCACCTGACCGGTACGCAATAGCTTTTCAAGGCGCCCATGGCCAAGCCCCGGAAACCGTCCCTTGAACCAGCGGTCCACACGTAACCCGTCTTCGCCGGGTTCAACATCGATGATTTGAACGCCGCTCATGACATGACACTCCGAACGAGCCAAAGGCCCGCAAACAAGGCTGCGATGGCAAGCACCGCCGAGCCAACAATATAAATGAAGGCCAATCCCCACTCGCCGCGCTCCATCATCAAAGCACTTTCAAGTGAAAAGGCAGAAAACGTCGTGAAGCCGCCAAGCAGGCCCACGGTCAAAAACGCACGCAGCTCCGGGCTGTATGAAAACCTCAATGCGCCAGCCTCAACAACCACGCCCATAAGGAAACCACCAACGACATTTACCAGCAGTGTCCCCACCGGAAAACCTGGACCAAATAGCGCAAGTGCGCCCGCGCCAACAGCATACCGCCCAACGGCACCCAGCCCCCCGCCCAGCGCAATGGCAACAATCATGTTCATGATCGGCCACTCCTAATCTTTGCGAAATACGCCAGACGCTTGTTCAACTCGCGTTCGAACCCTCGGTCCGGTGGCTGATAGAAACTGGGCCGCTCGCCGATCTCTTCAGGGAAATAGGTCTGACCCGAGACACCGCCTTCAGCGTCATGGTCATACTCATACCCTGAGCCATACCCCTGCTCCTTCATGAGCTTGGTTGGCGCGTTGAGAATGTGCTTGGGCGGCATCAAAGAGCCGGTCTCCTTGGCAAGGCGTGTGGCCGATTTGTAGGCTACATAAGCAGCGTTGGATTTGGGTGCAGTGGCGAGATACACCACAAGCTGGCCCAGCGCCAGTTCGCCTTCGGGGCTACCCAGAAAGTCATAGACCTCCTTGGCCGCATTCGCCTGAACAACCGCCTGCGGATCAGCCAGACCAATATCCTCTATTGCCATGCGCACCAGGCGCCGGGCGAGAAAAAGCGGGTCCTCTCCAGCCGTCAACATGCGCGCCAGCCAATAAAGAGCCGCGTCAGGGTCTGATCCGCGTACGGATTTATGCAGGGCACTGATGAGATTGTAGTGCCCATCCTGCCCCTTGTCATAGACAGGCGCACGACGCTGCACGGTCTCCGCCAGGGCGGCGCTGTCCAACGGCTCCGCCTCTGCTGGAAGCGTCAGCAGCTCCTCAGCCAGATTGAGCAAGAACCGGCCGTCGCCATCAGCCATCGCCTTGAGGGCATCACGGGCGTCGCTGGTGAGCGGCAATACTCTGCCCTCAAGCGCCTCGGCGCGCGCCAGAAGCGTCTCCAGCGCCTGCTCTTCGAGACGCTTGAGCACAAGCACCTGCGCACGCGACAGAACAGCGGCATTCAACTCAAACGACGGGTTTTCTGTCGTGGCCCCCACCAGGATGATTGTCCCGTCTTCCATATGGGGCAGAAAGCCATCCTGCTGCGCACGGTTGAAGCGATGGATCTCATCCACAAACAGCAGTGTCCCCTTCCCCATGCCGCGCCGGGACTTAGCAGCATCAAAGACTTTTCTCAGATCAGCCACACCTGAGAAGATTGCTGATATCTGGACAAACTCCATCTCCGACACTGCGGATGACAGCAACCGGGCAATGGTCGTTTTTCCAGTGCCTGGCGGTCCCCACAAAATCACCGAGTTGAGGCGGCCCGTTGCCAACATCCGCCCCAGAGGAGCGTCGTCGGCAACCAGATGGTCCTGACCGGTGACCTCGGATAAGACAGCCGGCCGCAGGCGATCCGCCAGGGGGCGTGGCGCTTCGCTCTCAAGACCAGCCTGTTGGAAGAGATCGGACATGGCTGCACCATATCCGATTTGGCAGCCATTGGGTCAGTTGTGTAGGCGGAGTTAAAGGCGAACGTTGGTATTGAACACCTGCTCGCCGCGACGAACCGACACCTGCCAGTTGCGGCCACCACCCGTCAACGCACTCTCAAGCGCGTCCACATCCGCCACCCGTGTGTCATTGACACCGAGAATGATGTCGCCCGGCTGAACCCCCAGACGATTGGCAGCGCTGCGACGCACCACTTCAGTCACCACAACGCCGGACAACATGGGATCCAGACGGATTTCCTCAGCCAGAGCTGGCGAGAGGTTTGCAACGGTTGCCCCTGAAAAGGGGTGCGGCCCGTCGAGCTTGGTTGTATCCCGGGCTGGCCGCTCAGGAGGCGCTGTGAGCGTTAGCGAGCCCCTGCGGGCAATACCATCGCGCAGGTAGTCAATCGACACACTGGTGCCAACCTCGCGCGTGGCAAGACGGTATCTAAGGGCATTCTCATCCACCACGTCATGCACATCCAGATAGCGGATGACGTCACCGGTTTCCAGGCCCGCGCGGTCGGCTGGCCCACCCCGATATACATCTCCAATCAGTGCGCCGCCGGGACGATCAAGCCCAAGGGACTGGGCAAGCTCAGACGTCACAGTCTGAACCGACGCGCCCAGCCAGGGCCGCACCACCCGGCCGTCATTGCCGTCCTGGGCTGATGCCACAACAAGCCGGACCATATTGGCCGGAATGGCAAAGCCGATACCGATGGACCCACCAGAGCGCGAGAAGATGGCGGTGTTCACACCTACGAGCTGCCCATCCATTGTCACCAGAGCACCACCCGAATTACCCGGGTTGATCGCCGCATCCGTCTGAATGAAGAACTGGTAATCCGTCACGCCAACCTGGGTACGCGCAAGAGCAGAGACGATACCGCTGGTCACCGTCTGTCCAACGCCAAACGGGTTCCCGATGGCCAGGACAAGGTCCCCGACCTCCAGACCATCAGAGTCGCCAAACTGCAATGTGGGCAAAACTTCACCCTTGGTGTCGATCTTGAGAATGGCGAGGTCAGTCCGCTCGTCCGCCAGCAGCACTTCCGCCTCAAACTCACGACGGTCCGAGAGCGCCACGGTGAAAGTGTCACCATTTGCGATCACATGATTGTTCGTCACGATGATGCCGTTGGCCGCGACAATCACACCAGAGCCCAACGAGCTCTGCACCCGCTCCCGCGGCATGCCGAACGAAAACCGGTCGCCAAAGAAGCGTTGGAAAAACGGGTCATTGGCAAATGGCGAGCGCGCCTGCTCGCGAACCACGCGCTTGGTAAAGACATTCACCACGG from Candidatus Phaeomarinobacter ectocarpi includes these protein-coding regions:
- a CDS encoding HAD-IA family hydrolase; translation: MSLSFIVFDCDGTLVDSQHAITSAMVQAFEAHGHAPPSHHDILSVVGISLEPAIARLMPDHGAHVHGTLAETYKDVFSGMRASGDIGEYLYDGAHDAVTRLAGTEALLGVATGKSRRGAENVLKEHGLRDHFISVRTADDGPGKPHPHMLNLAMRDVGADPHETIMIGDTSYDMEMARAAGAGAVGVSWGYHTVDVLKQTGAHVVIDDFSALDHALAHVRRMMHEGKS
- a CDS encoding RluA family pseudouridine synthase, yielding MSGVQIIDVEPGEDGLRVDRWFKGRFPGLGHGRLEKLLRTGQVRVDGGRVKASTRVEQGQTVRVPPLPEDSWAAQSRPKRQSTAPQDGAFLRDLVLHRDDDVIVINKPAGLAVQGGSRTEKHIDAMLDSLTFDAPERPRLVHRLDKDTSGVLMLARSRDAAAKIGRALKRHDTRKIYWALTKGVPRPHQGTINLALAKAGSEGRERVHAADEDDMDSKEAITHYAVVSQAGQKLAWVAFKPVTGRTHQIRAHAVALGTPIVGDGKYGGAEAHPGGEIPRRMHLHARELTIRHPKGHMLTVSAPLPEHMQSTWSLLGLSQTDDEDPFAELEG
- the crcB gene encoding fluoride efflux transporter CrcB, translating into MNMIVAIALGGGLGAVGRYAVGAGALALFGPGFPVGTLLVNVVGGFLMGVVVEAGALRFSYSPELRAFLTVGLLGGFTTFSAFSLESALMMERGEWGLAFIYIVGSAVLAIAALFAGLWLVRSVMS
- a CDS encoding replication-associated recombination protein A — encoded protein: MSDLFQQAGLESEAPRPLADRLRPAVLSEVTGQDHLVADDAPLGRMLATGRLNSVILWGPPGTGKTTIARLLSSAVSEMEFVQISAIFSGVADLRKVFDAAKSRRGMGKGTLLFVDEIHRFNRAQQDGFLPHMEDGTIILVGATTENPSFELNAAVLSRAQVLVLKRLEEQALETLLARAEALEGRVLPLTSDARDALKAMADGDGRFLLNLAEELLTLPAEAEPLDSAALAETVQRRAPVYDKGQDGHYNLISALHKSVRGSDPDAALYWLARMLTAGEDPLFLARRLVRMAIEDIGLADPQAVVQANAAKEVYDFLGSPEGELALGQLVVYLATAPKSNAAYVAYKSATRLAKETGSLMPPKHILNAPTKLMKEQGYGSGYEYDHDAEGGVSGQTYFPEEIGERPSFYQPPDRGFERELNKRLAYFAKIRSGRS
- a CDS encoding DegQ family serine endoprotease; protein product: MVRKIAGYVCAVGLSLMAIVAATQTVQAQTVPTSKAQIDLSFAPLVKQVAPAVVNVFTKRVVREQARSPFANDPFFQRFFGDRFSFGMPRERVQSSLGSGVIVAANGIIVTNNHVIANGDTFTVALSDRREFEAEVLLADERTDLAILKIDTKGEVLPTLQFGDSDGLEVGDLVLAIGNPFGVGQTVTSGIVSALARTQVGVTDYQFFIQTDAAINPGNSGGALVTMDGQLVGVNTAIFSRSGGSIGIGFAIPANMVRLVVASAQDGNDGRVVRPWLGASVQTVTSELAQSLGLDRPGGALIGDVYRGGPADRAGLETGDVIRYLDVHDVVDENALRYRLATREVGTSVSIDYLRDGIARRGSLTLTAPPERPARDTTKLDGPHPFSGATVANLSPALAEEIRLDPMLSGVVVTEVVRRSAANRLGVQPGDIILGVNDTRVADVDALESALTGGGRNWQVSVRRGEQVFNTNVRL